The DNA region GACGCGACTTTGGTTGAAGCGGCCGTGTCGGGTCCGGGGGCGAGCGGTTCCTACGTGCGGCAGTTGAGCCTGCTGGCCTACGAGTTATTGGGTGGGCCGCGGGGGGTGTTGGAGAGCCAGGGCCGGTACACGCCGTTGGCGGCGTTGGCGGAAGAGGGCAACCAGGTGCTGCGGCGGGGATTGGTTGACGAGATCGGCACGGCGGAGGAGTTGGTGCGGGCGCTGGCGGCCAGCCTGGGCAGCCGTCCGGGTGCTGCTTCCTCCGTTCAAAGCGTTTCCACTGCGTCGCTGGCTGCCGCAGCGTCGAGCAGGACCGGCCCACCGGCCTCGCAAGCTTCAACTCCGGTCAGCTCATCCCTTCCGGACTCAGCGGAATCGCAGGCATCAACGGCGCGAGGCCGCGAAAAGGCGCCGACGCCGAGACGTGGATTACTGTTGGCCCTGCTTTTGACCGCGGTTGCGCTGGCGGCCATCGCATTATACGGCTACAGCGTTTACCGGTCCGTCAATTCCACCCGGAAGAAATCGTTTACGCTGCAGTCGCCGACTCCGGTGCTGCGACCCACGGCCAAGCCGGCGTTGCAATCCCCGGAGCTCATGACGACATCCAGACCGGCCGCTTCATTTACCGCCAGAACCGCGCTGCCTTCTCCGGCGCTGGAAGCCGCGGGGCGGACCGCCGTGATCGGTATCCCGGAAGCGGATTCGCTTGAGCAGGCGTTAGGTGACGCCCAGAACGCCGGCCGAAACGGGAATTGGGACAGGGCGCTTTCTGCGTACGTCGACTTGGCTGAACGTTATCCCAACCGGCCGGAACCGCGCCAAAGGCTGGCCAACCTGCTGGCTGAAGGCCACAGAAATGGCGTTCGCGTCAATGAAGAGAACTTCGCGACGTTGAGACCCGTTTTGGAACGGGCTTCCCGTCTGGGGGTGGTCCCGGCGATGCTTCTCGTCGCCCAAAATCTCCGGGCGAACCAGCCGTATGAGGCGTTATCCTGGTACGAGAAAGCGGCCCAAAAGGGGAACTCTGATGCGATGGTCCAGGCCGGGTTGCTCTACAGCGTTCGCCACACTGCCGAGGATAACCGGAAAGCCCTTGAATACTTCATCCAGGCCGCCGATGTCGGTAACAGGGATGGAAAATATCTTGCCGGCGAGTGCTATTTTTACCCGAAGCCGGGCTTGGTTCCCGATGAAGCCAAGGCGTTGCAGTACCTGCACGACGCGGCGGCTTTGGGCGAATTGAGATCCATGAACCTGCTCGGCACGTACTACCGCAAGATTCGCCGGTACGACGAGGCACGACGGTATCTGGAAGAGGGAGCGCGCGGGGGCTTACCGCTGGCCATCGCGAACCTGGGCGTGCTTTATATAAACGGCGAGGGCATACCCAAGAACTCGGAAAAGGCCGTTGAGCTTTTCCGCCAGGCAGCCGAGCAGGGTGAACCGGGCGGCATGTACCTGTACGGGCAATGCTTTTTCAACGGGGTTGGCGTGGCTAAGGACGTCCGCACGGCCAATGAATGGTTCCGCAAAGCGGCGCGCGCCGGGAACCCGTCGGCGATCGAATACTGCCGGCGCAATAACCTGGAGTACCGGTAAGGGGTGCCGGGTGTCGGGTGTCGGGTAAAATTCGGGATTCGGACACCTCCCGAAAGGCACGGAGGTCAGTGGCGCCACCTGGCTCCACGGCCAAACACACGAGCACGTCGGTCAGCGCCGGGAGCGGGTGATAGAAACACAACGTACGACGTTGGTGTGGAATTTAGCATCGTAACCCGATCGAGATGCGCTAACCTCCAAGGATGAGCTTGGACGAAATCATGGCCGAAGTTGCCTAAGTTTACGGGCGCGGCCAGCAACGGTGGCGGCCTTCCTCATGCGCTGCCTGTTCACCAGGTTGGCCGAGTACCCCGCCGGGCCGGGGTGGTGCGCGATACAGGGTTCGAACCTGTGACCCCTACCGTGTCAAGGTAGTGCTCTACCACTGAGCTAACCGCGCATGGTTTTCCGAGGAGTGACAGCGTAAACGGGTCTGGCCCGAATGCAATCGGTTTCGTTCAACCCTCGACCGGCTTGCGCGCCCGCTGCGCCAGAACGTGCGCGAGGAACGGCTGCTTGTAGTTTTCGAAAACCGTCGTGACGATGGCGGCATCGTCTGCACGCCCCATGCCTGGGATATGGTCGGGGATGATGTCGATATGTTTGTGCACGTAAAACAGGGCGAACGCCGATTCGGCAACGGCCGTGTATGGAATGTCCCGGCTCAGGCCCGAATGGAAATCCTCGATGATTTCCGCCAGCAATTCCACCTGATCGGCCAAGTGCGGAAACTCGTGGACCTGCGTGACGGCCAGCCGAATCCGGGGCAATAGACGGATGAGTTTCTCAAGGCGGGCAGGCGTGATCCCGGCCGCACCTTCGGCGATAAATCGTTTAAGTTCGTCGTTCATAGGGTATCGGTCAGCAGCGTGGACCAACACCCTATCATGAACGAACGGCCGAGGGCCAGCCGGGATGGTGCCGGCCTTTCATCCGAAGCGTTTGCGCAGTTCCGCGAGAACCTCGTCAACCTTGCCCGGCTCCTTGCCCATACCCCGGGCCAGATCCGGACGGCCCCCGCCTTTACCACCCAGGCGGCTGCAGACTTCCTGAGTCAATTTGCCGGCGTGATACCCTTCTTTCGCGGCGTGCGGCCCGACGTACACCTGCACCCCAACCTGGGCGTCCCCGGGGGCAAGGAGCACCGCCACGCCGCCGTAGCCTTTGGCTTTCAGGGCGTTGGCCAGGTTCTGGAGCAAGTCGCCTGAGGCTTGCGCCACGCGCTCAATGAGAGCCGGCCGGGTCAGGTCCAGATGGGCCAGCATCTCGTTGGCTTCCCGTTGCAACGCCTGCGCCCGGTCTTTTTCGATCTGTTTTTTCAGCTCGAGATTTTCCCGCTGCAGCGCCTGCAGGCGGCTTTCCTTTTCCGCCAACACGTGCTGGACATGATCGTACGATGCCAGACCCGTCACCGCCTCGATCCGGCGGACGCCGGCCGAAATGGCGCCCTCGCTGACGATTCTGAAAAGCCCCAACTGGCCCGTGCGCAGGACGTGGGTGCCCCCGCAGAGTTCCATGGAATACCCGTCAAAACGCCCCGCACTGCCTCCGATCTGGACGACCCGAACCAGTTCGCCGTATTTTTCGCCGAAGAACTGCATGATGTCAGGACGCGCCTTGACTTCGGCGTACGGAACTTCGATCCAGGACACCGCGTCGTTGGCGATCACGCGAGCGTTTACGAGGCGTTCGACGGCCCCGATCTGTTCCGGGGTCAACGGCTGGCTGTTGAAGTCAAACCGAAGCCGGTCCGGCCCGACGTACGAACCTTTCTGGCTCACGTCGGGGCCGACGATTTCATGCAATGCCCAGTGCAGGAGGTGCGTGGCGGTGTGATTAGCCTCGATCTGGCGCCGGCGTTCCCGGTCAATGGCGAGGACAACCTCGGAATCAGGAGACGTTTCCAGGGGCTCGGCCAGCCGCAGGTAAAAAGTCCGCCCCTGTTTAACCGCGTGCTCGACCCGGACGCGCGCACCGGAGGCGGTGCGAACCTCACCGGTGTCACTGACCTGGCCGCCCATTTCGGCGTAAAAC from Verrucomicrobiota bacterium includes:
- a CDS encoding DUF1232 domain-containing protein; its protein translation is MNDELKRFIAEGAAGITPARLEKLIRLLPRIRLAVTQVHEFPHLADQVELLAEIIEDFHSGLSRDIPYTAVAESAFALFYVHKHIDIIPDHIPGMGRADDAAIVTTVFENYKQPFLAHVLAQRARKPVEG
- a CDS encoding sel1 repeat family protein, producing the protein DATLVEAAVSGPGASGSYVRQLSLLAYELLGGPRGVLESQGRYTPLAALAEEGNQVLRRGLVDEIGTAEELVRALAASLGSRPGAASSVQSVSTASLAAAASSRTGPPASQASTPVSSSLPDSAESQASTARGREKAPTPRRGLLLALLLTAVALAAIALYGYSVYRSVNSTRKKSFTLQSPTPVLRPTAKPALQSPELMTTSRPAASFTARTALPSPALEAAGRTAVIGIPEADSLEQALGDAQNAGRNGNWDRALSAYVDLAERYPNRPEPRQRLANLLAEGHRNGVRVNEENFATLRPVLERASRLGVVPAMLLVAQNLRANQPYEALSWYEKAAQKGNSDAMVQAGLLYSVRHTAEDNRKALEYFIQAADVGNRDGKYLAGECYFYPKPGLVPDEAKALQYLHDAAALGELRSMNLLGTYYRKIRRYDEARRYLEEGARGGLPLAIANLGVLYINGEGIPKNSEKAVELFRQAAEQGEPGGMYLYGQCFFNGVGVAKDVRTANEWFRKAARAGNPSAIEYCRRNNLEYR